In Pseudomonas rhizosphaerae, one DNA window encodes the following:
- the wrbA gene encoding NAD(P)H:quinone oxidoreductase, producing the protein MNTAYILVLYYSRHGATAEMARQIARGVEASGLEARLRCVPAVSTECEAVAPSIPEQGAVYASLDDLKNCAGLALGSPTRFGNMAAPLKYFLDGTSSLWLSGDLVGKPAGVFTSTASLHGGQETTLLSMLLPLLHHGMLITGLPYSESALVETQGGGTPYGASHHAGADGKRALDEHEKTLCRALGKRLGQTAQLLSTPRG; encoded by the coding sequence GTGAACACAGCCTACATCCTGGTGCTTTATTACAGCCGCCACGGCGCCACCGCCGAGATGGCGCGGCAGATTGCCCGCGGCGTCGAAGCCAGCGGCCTGGAAGCACGTCTGCGCTGCGTGCCGGCGGTCTCGACCGAATGCGAAGCCGTGGCACCCTCGATCCCCGAGCAGGGCGCGGTCTACGCCAGCCTTGATGACCTGAAGAATTGTGCTGGCCTGGCGCTGGGCAGCCCTACGCGCTTCGGCAACATGGCCGCACCGCTCAAGTACTTCCTCGACGGCACCAGCAGCCTGTGGCTCAGCGGCGACCTGGTCGGCAAGCCGGCCGGTGTGTTCACCTCCACCGCCAGCCTGCACGGCGGCCAGGAAACCACCCTGCTGTCGATGCTGCTGCCCCTGCTGCACCACGGCATGCTCATCACCGGGCTGCCCTACAGCGAGTCGGCCCTGGTGGAAACCCAGGGCGGCGGCACCCCCTACGGCGCCAGCCACCACGCCGGCGCCGATGGCAAGCGCGCGCTCGACGAGCACGAAAAGACCCTTTGCCGGGCACTGGGCAAGCGCCTGGGCCAGACCGCACAGCTGTTGAGCACACCGCGTGGCTAA
- the arsC gene encoding arsenate reductase (glutaredoxin) (This arsenate reductase requires both glutathione and glutaredoxin to convert arsenate to arsenite, after which the efflux transporter formed by ArsA and ArsB can extrude the arsenite from the cell, providing resistance.): MTQLTLYHNPRCSKSRAALELLQARGLEPVIVRYLETPPDAATLQALLGKLGISARALLRTGEEEYKTLDLADATLGEEALVQAMAQHPKLIERPILVNGERAVIGRPPENVLEILA; encoded by the coding sequence TGACCCTTTACCATAATCCGCGCTGCTCCAAATCCCGCGCGGCGCTGGAGCTTCTGCAAGCCCGTGGGCTCGAGCCCGTCATCGTGCGCTACCTGGAAACGCCGCCCGATGCGGCCACCCTGCAAGCGCTGCTGGGCAAGCTGGGCATCAGTGCCCGGGCGCTGTTGCGCACCGGTGAAGAGGAATACAAAACCCTGGACCTGGCCGACGCCACCCTGGGCGAAGAAGCCCTGGTGCAAGCCATGGCCCAGCATCCGAAACTGATCGAGCGTCCGATTCTGGTCAATGGCGAACGCGCGGTCATCGGCCGGCCACCGGAAAACGTACTGGAGATTCTTGCGTGA
- a CDS encoding type I pantothenate kinase produces the protein MSIHAYTKYPAMAFGDESPLAWISEHIREHYQGHRHTFVVAIAGSVAVGKSTLSTLLKERFEGWPEAPRVEVVSTDGFLYPNRILEERQLMPRKGFPESYRTDDLKAFLHDLRQGVRDLQVPVYSQAIKDIDTHSHLIDQPDILILEGLNILQLDHAHDFSIYLDAPTADIRHWYMERFMSLTTLSGDAAQARADYLWEEVNLKNLTENILVTRDRAQMVLHKAPDHRIDEVWLREGDLPVHSSSS, from the coding sequence TTGAGCATCCACGCCTACACCAAGTACCCCGCCATGGCGTTCGGCGACGAGTCGCCGCTGGCCTGGATCAGCGAACACATCCGCGAGCACTATCAAGGCCATCGGCACACCTTCGTGGTGGCCATCGCCGGCAGCGTCGCCGTGGGCAAGAGCACCCTGTCCACGCTGCTCAAGGAACGGTTCGAGGGCTGGCCGGAAGCACCGCGGGTCGAGGTGGTCAGCACCGATGGCTTCCTGTATCCCAACCGGATCCTGGAAGAGCGTCAGCTGATGCCGCGCAAGGGCTTCCCGGAAAGCTACCGCACCGACGACCTGAAGGCGTTCCTGCACGATCTCAGGCAGGGCGTCCGTGATTTGCAGGTGCCGGTCTATTCCCAGGCGATCAAGGACATCGACACGCACTCGCACCTGATCGACCAGCCGGACATCCTCATTCTGGAGGGGCTGAACATCCTCCAGCTGGACCATGCCCACGACTTCTCCATCTACCTGGATGCCCCTACCGCCGACATTCGTCACTGGTACATGGAACGCTTCATGAGCCTGACCACTCTATCGGGCGACGCTGCACAGGCGCGCGCCGACTATTTGTGGGAAGAGGTCAACCTGAAGAACCTCACGGAAAACATCCTGGTGACCCGCGATCGGGCGCAGATGGTTCTGCACAAGGCACCGGACCACCGCATCGACGAGGTCTGGCTGCGCGAAGGCGACCTGCCCGTGCATTCATCCAGCAGTTGA
- a CDS encoding DNA-3-methyladenine glycosylase I, translating to MQDYKWLNEYCLNRFGSQKALEARLPTAKSPAQLRKISADRYLSTMALRVFRAGLKHSLVDSKWPAFEEVFFGFDPEKIVLMGAERLERLMQDTRIIRHFGKLKSVPRNAQMILDVAMEHGSFGDFIADWPVEDITGLWQYIAKHGNQMGGLSAPRFLRMIGKDTFIPSWDVVAALNAQEIVDKVPSSKRDQAAVQAAFNQWHAESGRPMCQLSAMLAFTVNH from the coding sequence ATGCAAGACTACAAGTGGCTGAACGAATACTGCCTTAATCGCTTCGGCTCGCAGAAAGCGCTCGAGGCGCGTCTGCCCACGGCCAAGTCCCCGGCGCAGCTGCGCAAGATCAGCGCCGACCGCTACCTGTCGACCATGGCCCTGCGGGTCTTCCGCGCGGGTTTGAAGCACAGCCTGGTTGACTCGAAGTGGCCTGCCTTCGAAGAAGTGTTCTTCGGCTTCGATCCGGAGAAGATCGTGCTCATGGGCGCCGAGCGCCTGGAACGGCTGATGCAGGACACCCGCATCATTCGTCATTTCGGCAAGCTCAAGAGCGTCCCGCGTAATGCCCAGATGATTCTCGACGTGGCCATGGAGCACGGCAGTTTCGGTGACTTCATCGCCGACTGGCCGGTGGAAGACATCACCGGGCTGTGGCAGTACATCGCCAAGCACGGCAACCAGATGGGCGGGCTGTCGGCGCCACGCTTCCTGCGCATGATCGGCAAGGACACCTTCATTCCCAGCTGGGACGTGGTGGCCGCACTGAACGCCCAGGAGATCGTCGACAAGGTGCCCAGTTCCAAGCGCGACCAGGCGGCCGTGCAGGCCGCGTTCAACCAGTGGCACGCCGAAAGCGGCCGGCCGATGTGCCAGCTGTCGGCGATGCTGGCCTTCACCGTGAACCACTGA